One stretch of Chitinophaga pendula DNA includes these proteins:
- a CDS encoding penicillin acylase family protein — protein sequence MKYIYFGICTAITLTLIVALDHKIGALPPLGRLLSPQHGFWQNAEPIGSEDNAALSLPGLKGKGEVWLDDRMVPHIFADNENDAYFIQGYLHAKDRLWQMELQILAAGGRLSEILGPKFVEYDRTQRRMGMGYAAEQAAGEMEKDPITREVIKAYTAGINAYVHTLSYANLPLEYKLLDYRPEEWNAVKTGLLLKMMSYDLSGSANDLEYTNARRYFSKKDFDLLYPDFTDTLDPIIPKGTSYAAASRKAVAPPDTVLRQSEVMMKFREDKPDPDNGSNNWAVGGSKTRSGAPILCSDPHLGLSLPSLWYEVQIITPKMNVYGVSIPGAPGVIIGFNDAIAWGATNGMEDVKDYYRMEFRDGQKKQYLFNGQYRDAVQRVETIKVRGGNTVRDTVAYTVWGPVMFDNTFPDKTTKASYLAMRWKAHDPSNELITFYKLNHARNYDDYLAALQHYTCPAQNFVFASKSGDIGIWHNGQYPLRWKDQGKWIMPGSDSTYAWQGYIPQAENPHSKNPARGFESSANQHPTDSTYPYRLFGDYDLYRGKRINDQLMAMSQITPQDMMALQTDNMNLFAQTAMPLIRRQLDTTGLKEVEKKYWQVLSQWDLHNAPDSKGATLFSEFWLDLEQGIWKDDMTTADSATLKYPQSKTTLLWLLRDPGMHFVDNKETPEKETLAQLMHASFAKIAVKADSLDKAGVLAWGKFRGTDIRHLTRSLPAFSRMHLNTGGGAQIVNATKQTHGPSWRMVVEMGEKVTAYGIYPGGQSGNPGSPYYDNAVSDWVGGNYYLLHIFDRDHKDDAGIKYKMMFTPETAK from the coding sequence ATGAAATATATCTATTTTGGTATTTGCACAGCGATTACGCTGACATTGATTGTTGCCCTGGATCACAAGATAGGCGCTCTTCCACCGCTTGGCCGCTTGTTGAGTCCACAGCATGGATTCTGGCAGAATGCAGAACCTATTGGATCGGAAGACAATGCAGCGCTTTCCTTACCTGGATTAAAGGGCAAAGGGGAAGTATGGCTGGATGACCGCATGGTACCTCATATCTTCGCTGACAATGAAAACGACGCATACTTTATACAAGGCTACCTGCATGCGAAAGACAGGTTATGGCAGATGGAGCTGCAGATACTGGCAGCTGGTGGCCGATTGTCGGAAATACTGGGACCTAAGTTTGTAGAATATGACCGTACGCAGCGCCGTATGGGGATGGGATATGCTGCGGAGCAGGCTGCCGGGGAGATGGAGAAAGACCCTATTACGCGGGAAGTGATCAAGGCCTATACGGCTGGTATTAACGCCTATGTACATACGCTGAGCTATGCTAACCTGCCATTGGAATATAAATTGCTGGATTATCGTCCGGAGGAGTGGAATGCGGTGAAGACGGGATTGTTGCTGAAGATGATGTCGTATGATCTGTCGGGTAGTGCGAATGACCTTGAGTATACCAACGCGCGTCGTTATTTTTCCAAGAAAGATTTTGACCTTTTATATCCTGATTTTACGGATACGTTAGATCCTATTATTCCTAAGGGTACATCATATGCCGCTGCTTCCCGTAAGGCAGTTGCGCCACCTGATACAGTGTTACGTCAGTCGGAAGTGATGATGAAGTTTCGTGAAGACAAACCCGATCCGGACAATGGTAGTAATAACTGGGCGGTAGGCGGCAGCAAGACGCGTAGTGGTGCGCCTATCCTTTGCAGTGACCCACACCTGGGGTTAAGTCTGCCGTCTTTATGGTACGAGGTGCAGATCATTACACCCAAGATGAATGTGTATGGGGTATCTATTCCTGGTGCGCCGGGAGTGATCATCGGTTTTAACGATGCTATCGCCTGGGGAGCTACCAATGGGATGGAAGATGTGAAGGACTATTACCGGATGGAATTCCGGGATGGGCAGAAGAAGCAGTATTTGTTCAACGGGCAATACAGGGATGCAGTACAGCGTGTGGAGACGATCAAGGTACGGGGAGGTAATACGGTACGGGATACTGTTGCTTATACGGTGTGGGGGCCTGTGATGTTTGACAATACGTTTCCGGATAAGACGACGAAAGCCTCTTACCTGGCGATGAGATGGAAGGCACATGATCCTTCCAATGAGTTGATCACTTTTTACAAGTTGAATCACGCCCGTAATTATGATGATTACCTGGCGGCATTGCAGCATTATACCTGTCCGGCGCAGAACTTTGTATTTGCGTCGAAGTCCGGCGATATAGGTATCTGGCATAACGGACAATACCCGTTGCGTTGGAAAGACCAGGGCAAGTGGATCATGCCGGGCAGCGACAGCACCTATGCCTGGCAGGGATATATACCGCAGGCGGAGAATCCACACAGTAAAAATCCGGCGAGAGGTTTTGAAAGTTCTGCCAACCAGCATCCTACTGACAGTACTTATCCATATAGATTGTTTGGTGACTATGATCTTTATCGTGGTAAACGTATCAATGATCAGCTGATGGCGATGAGCCAGATCACGCCACAGGATATGATGGCTTTGCAGACAGATAACATGAACCTATTTGCACAGACGGCGATGCCATTGATAAGAAGGCAACTGGATACAACCGGGCTAAAAGAGGTAGAGAAAAAATACTGGCAGGTGTTGTCTCAATGGGATCTGCACAATGCGCCGGATAGTAAGGGAGCTACCTTGTTCTCCGAATTCTGGCTGGATCTGGAGCAGGGTATTTGGAAAGATGATATGACGACTGCCGACAGTGCGACGCTGAAATATCCGCAGTCGAAGACTACCTTGCTCTGGTTGTTACGTGATCCTGGGATGCATTTTGTAGATAATAAAGAGACGCCGGAAAAGGAGACGTTGGCGCAGCTGATGCATGCCAGCTTTGCTAAGATCGCCGTGAAGGCGGACAGTCTGGATAAGGCCGGTGTGTTGGCATGGGGTAAGTTCCGTGGTACGGATATCCGTCATCTGACACGATCATTGCCGGCGTTCAGCCGTATGCATCTTAACACGGGCGGTGGAGCGCAGATCGTCAATGCTACGAAGCAGACACACGGTCCTTCCTGGCGTATGGTGGTAGAGATGGGAGAGAAAGTAACGGCTTATGGTATCTATCCCGGAGGGCAAAGCGGTAATCCTGGTAGCCCTTATTATGATAATGCTGTGAGTGATTGGGTAGGAGGGAACTATTACCTGTTGCACATTTTTGATCGCGATCATAAAGATGACGCGGGAATAAAGTATAAGATGATGTTTACACCAGAGACTGCCAAGTAG
- the mobC gene encoding conjugal transfer protein MobC yields the protein MTMRTGENEMGLKKIIDLTRMIAIVILLIHCYYNCYYAFKLMGWTSNISDQILKNIFKTGLLTGYFKSKIISLVFLLISLLGVRGRKDEKSDARAGAALLFSGLIIYFLSGLLLLIDGLPPLAAATAYILLNAVSFIFLITGGSIIGRSIKKRLGSDIFNKVNETFPQQEKILENEFSINLPAYYYYKNQRRDSNLSFVSPARGLLCVASPGAGKSRYLIEPAIRQLLAKNHTMVLYDFKFPDLSIIAYNHFLKNRNSYKNKPSFYVINFDDLSHSHRCNPLYPEMMHDISDAVEAARILMLGTNPSWLKKQGDFFVESAINFTISIIWFLRKYEDGRYCTLPHVIELMQVKMDKLFTVLQTESEISAYISPFVSAFIENTMEQLEGQVDAAKIGLARLSSPTIYYLLSGNHFTLDINNPDSPKILCLANNPQKQQVFGPLLSLFMTRISKAMNQPGKVKSAVVLDEFPTLTFLELSTQIASARSHLISTILAMQSEHQMRLSYGKEWADVVLNICGNIMIGQTSGELAKQVSERLGKTMQDRESISINSGDTSISHSKQLEMAVPVSTISNLSSGEFVGITADTPEQPIELKRFHAHIKVNNEQLRIEKNSYLPIPLVKEVTRKDIMDNFEIIKQDVQDIIESVLQSVLNDPSQEGLIIKK from the coding sequence ATGACAATGAGGACTGGTGAAAACGAAATGGGGCTGAAAAAGATTATAGACCTCACAAGAATGATTGCAATTGTAATACTGCTGATCCACTGTTATTATAATTGCTACTATGCTTTCAAATTAATGGGATGGACGAGTAATATATCCGACCAGATCTTAAAAAACATTTTCAAAACCGGACTACTCACCGGGTACTTTAAATCCAAAATTATTTCGTTGGTCTTTCTTCTCATTTCCCTTCTCGGAGTGCGTGGAAGAAAGGATGAAAAATCAGACGCACGCGCAGGCGCTGCACTTCTATTCTCCGGCCTAATAATTTACTTTTTGAGCGGCTTACTTCTATTAATAGATGGGTTACCCCCACTTGCTGCTGCAACTGCGTACATTCTTCTCAATGCCGTTTCCTTCATCTTTCTCATTACAGGCGGGAGTATTATAGGCAGGTCTATAAAAAAAAGATTAGGCAGTGACATTTTCAATAAGGTGAATGAAACCTTTCCGCAGCAGGAAAAAATACTAGAAAATGAGTTTTCTATAAACCTTCCTGCATATTACTATTATAAAAACCAACGCCGTGATTCAAATCTCTCTTTTGTTTCTCCCGCTCGTGGCCTGCTTTGTGTTGCATCCCCAGGAGCCGGGAAATCCAGATACCTCATAGAACCCGCCATTCGGCAACTGCTGGCTAAAAATCATACAATGGTGCTGTATGATTTTAAGTTCCCTGATTTAAGCATCATCGCATACAATCACTTTTTAAAGAATCGAAACAGCTATAAGAACAAACCATCATTCTATGTCATAAATTTTGACGATTTATCCCATAGTCACCGGTGCAATCCTCTGTATCCGGAAATGATGCACGATATTTCCGATGCAGTAGAAGCTGCGCGAATTTTAATGCTCGGCACCAACCCCTCGTGGTTAAAAAAACAGGGCGATTTTTTCGTAGAAAGTGCCATCAACTTTACAATTTCCATCATTTGGTTCTTAAGAAAATACGAAGACGGAAGGTATTGCACGCTGCCTCATGTCATAGAACTAATGCAGGTAAAGATGGACAAACTTTTTACCGTATTACAAACGGAGTCTGAAATCTCTGCCTACATCTCACCATTCGTTTCAGCATTCATAGAAAATACGATGGAGCAACTTGAAGGACAGGTGGATGCTGCAAAGATTGGGTTAGCGCGTCTTTCCTCTCCGACAATTTATTATCTGCTTAGTGGTAATCACTTCACTCTCGACATCAATAACCCAGATTCTCCCAAGATCCTGTGCCTCGCTAACAATCCTCAAAAGCAACAGGTTTTTGGGCCGCTTCTTAGCCTTTTCATGACCCGTATCAGTAAGGCAATGAATCAACCAGGAAAAGTAAAATCAGCCGTTGTATTAGACGAATTTCCAACCTTAACATTCCTGGAACTTTCCACACAAATAGCCAGTGCCAGGAGCCATCTAATTTCTACTATTCTCGCAATGCAGTCGGAACATCAGATGCGATTATCGTATGGTAAAGAATGGGCCGATGTGGTACTCAATATCTGTGGGAACATCATGATTGGGCAGACAAGCGGAGAACTTGCCAAACAGGTATCGGAACGCTTAGGAAAAACCATGCAGGATCGAGAAAGTATCTCAATAAATAGCGGTGACACCTCAATCTCGCACAGTAAGCAGTTGGAAATGGCCGTACCGGTAAGTACTATCTCAAACCTTTCTTCAGGGGAATTCGTCGGTATAACCGCTGATACCCCAGAGCAACCAATTGAATTAAAGAGGTTCCACGCCCATATCAAAGTCAACAACGAACAGCTTCGAATTGAAAAGAATTCCTATTTGCCTATTCCATTGGTTAAAGAAGTCACCCGCAAGGACATAATGGACAACTTCGAAATTATTAAGCAGGACGTACAAGATATTATAGAGTCAGTATTACAATCAGTTTTAAATGACCCTTCCCAAGAGGGGCTGATCATAAAAAAATGA
- a CDS encoding relaxase/mobilization nuclease domain-containing protein, whose amino-acid sequence MVARINASKSLRNALHYNENKVRQSAATLIHSKNFAKDTDQLNINDKLGTLQRLAAMNERTKVNSVHISLNFDPSEKLDDNTLQRIAESYMQKIGFGEQPYLVYKHEDASHPHIHIVTTNIKRNGKRIALHNIGKNQSEKARKQIENDFNLIRADSKQRQQVYSIKPVNAEKLLYGKSAASGTKRAISNVLDVVLPKYKYTSLPELNAVLRQYNITADQGSKESRIYKAGGLVYRVLNEKGEKVGVPIPASHIYNKPTLKSLEKNFQKNQVARRPHMQRVRNSVDYVLATKGRITLSELQNHLQKDHIALVIRQNAQGIIYGLTYVDHKTQSVFNGSDLGKQYSANQLQERIKQSPFIRQITPQITPKNNTPTNKETALPDSLKGAIDLAFEVEKETSPLAEFDERKKKKRKRLFH is encoded by the coding sequence ATGGTTGCAAGAATAAATGCCAGCAAGTCTTTACGGAATGCGTTGCATTACAATGAAAACAAGGTACGACAGTCTGCCGCTACACTTATCCATTCCAAAAATTTTGCTAAGGATACAGATCAGTTAAATATCAATGACAAATTAGGAACGCTGCAACGTTTAGCAGCAATGAATGAACGTACAAAAGTCAATAGTGTTCATATATCCCTCAACTTCGATCCATCTGAAAAACTCGATGATAATACTCTTCAGCGGATCGCCGAATCTTATATGCAGAAAATTGGGTTTGGTGAGCAGCCCTACCTCGTTTATAAACATGAAGATGCAAGTCATCCGCATATCCATATCGTAACCACAAATATCAAGAGAAACGGGAAAAGAATAGCATTGCATAATATCGGAAAAAATCAATCCGAAAAGGCTCGAAAGCAGATAGAAAACGACTTCAATCTAATACGTGCAGATTCCAAACAAAGGCAACAAGTTTATAGTATAAAACCTGTTAATGCTGAAAAACTTCTTTATGGGAAAAGTGCTGCATCCGGTACAAAACGGGCTATCTCAAATGTGCTTGATGTAGTACTGCCAAAGTATAAATACACTTCCTTACCTGAGTTGAATGCTGTTCTTCGGCAATACAATATCACCGCAGACCAGGGCAGCAAAGAATCCCGTATTTACAAAGCTGGTGGCTTGGTATATCGTGTACTCAATGAAAAGGGCGAAAAGGTCGGTGTACCGATTCCCGCAAGTCACATCTATAACAAACCCACCTTAAAATCTTTAGAGAAAAATTTCCAGAAAAATCAGGTCGCCCGGCGTCCACATATGCAGCGTGTACGAAATTCCGTAGACTATGTTCTTGCCACAAAAGGGCGTATCACTTTGTCCGAGTTACAAAACCATCTACAGAAAGATCACATCGCTCTAGTAATACGTCAAAATGCCCAGGGCATCATCTACGGACTTACCTATGTTGACCACAAGACACAGTCTGTTTTCAACGGCTCTGATTTAGGAAAACAGTATAGCGCCAACCAGTTGCAGGAACGCATCAAGCAATCACCTTTCATCCGTCAGATCACGCCTCAGATTACGCCCAAAAACAATACTCCAACAAACAAAGAAACGGCACTTCCAGATTCCCTCAAAGGAGCTATTGATCTGGCTTTCGAGGTCGAAAAAGAAACCTCTCCATTAGCGGAATTTGACGAAAGAAAGAAAAAGAAACGTAAAAGATTATTCCATTAA
- a CDS encoding plasmid mobilization protein: MKRQKINRDKHLHVRLTPEEHQKLFKQFTSSSSQKFSEHIRKILLDKPIKMYHRNQSLDDLMTVLILLKDELNAIANNYNQVVKRLHMLNDKSDLAGWLSLNEAGRKALHEKVNEIKEKISQISEKWLQE; the protein is encoded by the coding sequence ATGAAAAGACAAAAGATCAATCGTGACAAGCATCTCCACGTCCGGCTTACACCGGAAGAACACCAAAAGCTATTTAAGCAGTTCACCAGCTCGTCCAGCCAAAAATTTAGTGAACATATCCGCAAAATTCTACTGGACAAGCCTATCAAAATGTATCACAGAAACCAGTCACTCGATGACTTAATGACAGTCCTAATCCTGCTAAAAGATGAACTCAATGCCATCGCCAATAATTACAACCAGGTCGTAAAAAGGCTTCACATGCTAAACGACAAATCCGATCTGGCTGGCTGGCTATCACTCAATGAAGCAGGTCGCAAAGCCCTGCACGAAAAAGTCAATGAGATAAAAGAAAAAATCTCCCAAATCAGTGAAAAATGGTTGCAAGAATAA
- a CDS encoding toprim domain-containing protein, whose product MTIEQAKNIDMVDYLARLGHQPTKISEPHYWYLSPLRPDERTPSFKINRTINKWKDWGSGNSGNIIDFGIQYHQCTVKEFLQKLDANTLTARPTVPHLASPVDGEIRIIQVKPITSIPLIHYVRQRGIPIDIAERYLKEINYQLKGKNYFALGFKNDAGGYELRNKYIKASSAPKMSTFIDNKAKQLGVFEGFFNFLTHRAMHKDEPKNTTNYLILNSLSFFDRNIPRMSAHDRVLLYLDNDKSGDKYTKLALTTDCQKFSDERKLYFPYQDLNDWILNIGGHQKQQHQRQHRSP is encoded by the coding sequence ATGACTATTGAGCAAGCAAAAAACATAGATATGGTTGACTACCTAGCCAGATTGGGTCATCAGCCGACAAAAATTTCCGAGCCTCATTACTGGTATTTATCCCCGCTACGACCAGACGAAAGGACACCCTCTTTCAAGATAAATAGAACAATCAATAAATGGAAAGACTGGGGAAGTGGCAACAGTGGCAATATCATTGATTTTGGCATCCAATACCATCAATGTACTGTTAAAGAATTCTTGCAAAAACTGGATGCAAACACACTGACGGCCAGGCCAACCGTGCCACACTTAGCATCACCTGTCGACGGTGAAATAAGGATCATTCAAGTTAAACCTATCACATCTATCCCACTGATTCATTATGTACGTCAACGAGGAATCCCGATTGATATCGCTGAACGTTATCTGAAGGAAATAAATTACCAACTCAAAGGGAAAAATTACTTCGCGTTAGGGTTCAAAAATGACGCTGGCGGATATGAGCTGCGCAACAAGTATATCAAGGCCAGCAGCGCCCCTAAAATGTCTACATTTATCGACAATAAAGCTAAGCAATTAGGCGTATTTGAAGGCTTCTTCAACTTCCTCACTCATCGTGCAATGCACAAGGATGAACCGAAGAATACGACCAACTACCTAATCCTAAACTCACTCTCTTTCTTCGATAGAAATATACCCAGAATGTCAGCGCATGATCGCGTTCTTCTGTACCTGGACAATGATAAATCAGGAGATAAATATACTAAGCTGGCATTAACAACCGACTGCCAAAAATTCAGTGACGAACGAAAACTATACTTCCCCTACCAAGACCTCAACGATTGGATACTCAATATAGGCGGACACCAAAAGCAACAACACCAACGCCAACACCGAAGCCCTTAA
- a CDS encoding J domain-containing protein has product MAKKSFLDGYKTYNTDSGFGSPDQWRETFKQRMSKDDATLIIKEVAQTPYEILGIKTGASAAEVKAAFRQLIRQWHPDLNQHRITEAEAMSKKIIAAYTLLS; this is encoded by the coding sequence ATGGCAAAGAAAAGCTTTCTCGATGGTTATAAAACGTACAATACAGACAGCGGTTTCGGTAGTCCTGATCAATGGCGGGAAACCTTTAAACAACGGATGAGCAAAGACGATGCTACATTAATAATCAAAGAGGTTGCACAAACCCCATATGAAATACTCGGTATTAAAACCGGAGCATCCGCCGCCGAAGTTAAAGCTGCCTTCCGCCAACTTATCCGACAATGGCATCCAGACTTAAATCAACACCGTATAACAGAAGCGGAGGCAATGAGTAAGAAGATTATTGCCGCTTACACGCTTCTTTCTTAG
- a CDS encoding DUF6908 domain-containing protein: protein MRKLNQAATKIFSEILKRLGNMEYIKIEAKQFMPLTVELLDTMITTESGEAKLISLCHYHQEATVIQRDPEMRFIVIDGRTASKEIKRLVIIPQMFRQDNTGINQDSIIIENNVITRYWPALQVDHTLCANQWLANIQQQGYLK from the coding sequence ATGAGAAAGCTAAATCAAGCAGCAACTAAAATATTCAGCGAAATACTTAAACGCCTTGGTAACATGGAATATATCAAGATCGAAGCAAAACAATTTATGCCGCTTACCGTCGAGTTATTAGACACCATGATCACTACTGAATCCGGCGAGGCTAAACTTATCAGCTTATGCCACTATCACCAAGAGGCCACCGTAATACAACGGGACCCCGAAATGAGATTTATAGTCATAGATGGAAGGACAGCGTCAAAGGAAATAAAGAGACTGGTTATCATCCCCCAAATGTTCCGCCAGGACAATACGGGTATCAATCAAGATAGCATAATCATTGAAAACAACGTCATCACCCGGTATTGGCCAGCCCTACAAGTCGATCATACTTTATGCGCTAACCAATGGTTAGCCAATATCCAACAACAAGGGTACTTAAAATAA
- a CDS encoding molecular chaperone DnaJ, which translates to MKYFNNCKSLDEVKTLYRELAKEHHPDMGGDTATMQEINKEYAFACAFIAKGSGMTEEQINQELKLSEEYRSQIEKIIHLPGIIIELVGNWIWVTGDTKPVHKVLRDAGYTFAKKKIAWFYRNEAFKVRSNGAPLEKIRAKYGSQTVYGKNRKALDE; encoded by the coding sequence ATGAAATACTTTAATAATTGTAAATCATTAGACGAAGTAAAAACACTTTACCGAGAACTGGCAAAAGAGCACCACCCCGATATGGGCGGAGATACCGCCACCATGCAGGAGATAAATAAAGAATATGCTTTTGCTTGTGCCTTCATTGCCAAGGGTTCGGGAATGACAGAAGAACAAATAAATCAAGAATTAAAACTATCCGAAGAATACCGCAGCCAGATTGAAAAAATCATTCACCTACCAGGTATTATCATTGAATTGGTTGGCAATTGGATATGGGTCACCGGTGACACAAAGCCGGTACACAAGGTACTTCGAGACGCAGGATACACCTTCGCCAAAAAAAAGATTGCTTGGTTCTATCGCAATGAAGCATTTAAAGTACGTAGTAACGGCGCTCCACTCGAAAAAATCCGGGCAAAATATGGCTCTCAAACCGTATACGGAAAAAACAGAAAAGCACTTGATGAGTAA
- a CDS encoding helix-turn-helix domain-containing protein has protein sequence MFILSEQTNGIVSFMPNNHQGFPQPYIPGSEAFQSHNAFGAFYYQEARQKQYTIWRSTYQPYSDLSLRVKRNRRWLGFRLMLKKHIAHIILGRPIGIMQGQLHFAYSPKTDVVLQLKGNEIYEVVDMELSPTLFKQIACKGRAVEAFAAMIGADRPVWISELPVWGSYAILEGMEFLLQDPTKENIALEIVQQVVNVHLKNRSHEKKVTHDQVENLYFVREMIQKRFPESMTLRQWAKHTGMNTTYFKYKFRQVFGITPYRYLTYERIRAAKKIMLSDPQLSLADVARLCGFRTYNNLRRAFYPVEKAKLSAWRDRNYAFGDVLKHRMCQ, from the coding sequence ATGTTTATTTTATCCGAACAAACGAACGGAATAGTTAGCTTTATGCCAAACAATCACCAGGGTTTTCCCCAACCTTATATCCCTGGAAGTGAAGCTTTCCAATCACATAATGCCTTTGGAGCTTTTTATTACCAAGAAGCCCGACAAAAGCAGTATACCATCTGGCGAAGCACCTATCAGCCTTATTCAGACCTGTCATTGCGGGTAAAGAGAAATAGGAGATGGCTTGGCTTTAGGTTAATGTTAAAAAAACATATTGCACATATAATACTGGGTAGACCTATCGGGATTATGCAAGGGCAGTTGCACTTCGCATATTCTCCTAAAACAGATGTTGTACTTCAACTGAAAGGAAATGAAATTTATGAGGTGGTTGATATGGAGTTATCCCCTACTTTGTTTAAGCAAATAGCGTGCAAGGGGCGTGCTGTTGAAGCATTTGCAGCTATGATAGGTGCTGATAGACCGGTATGGATTTCGGAGCTGCCGGTATGGGGTAGTTATGCCATATTGGAGGGGATGGAGTTTTTGCTGCAAGACCCTACAAAAGAGAATATAGCATTGGAAATTGTCCAACAGGTGGTTAATGTCCATTTGAAAAATAGGAGCCATGAAAAGAAAGTTACACATGACCAGGTGGAAAATTTGTACTTCGTCAGAGAGATGATCCAAAAAAGATTCCCTGAGTCGATGACCTTACGCCAATGGGCAAAACACACCGGTATGAATACCACATATTTTAAATATAAATTCAGACAGGTGTTTGGCATAACCCCTTATCGATATTTAACCTATGAACGTATTAGGGCCGCAAAAAAAATAATGTTGTCAGATCCTCAGTTATCGCTTGCTGATGTGGCCAGGTTATGCGGTTTTCGGACTTACAATAATCTACGAAGGGCATTTTATCCAGTGGAGAAGGCAAAGCTGTCGGCGTGGCGGGATAGGAATTATGCTTTTGGAGATGTTCTGAAACACCGAATGTGTCAATAA
- a CDS encoding helix-turn-helix domain-containing protein, which yields MNTGSPETYSSRHHGMNIQKIRVYMNVKQQTLAHELGISQQGISNLEKQPNIDDDMLGKVADVLGVSLEMIKQFDEKNVINNINNVRDCNFSDNSINSVAGTFNPVEKIVELYERLLASEKEKVELLKYKDDNNKLA from the coding sequence ATGAATACTGGTTCTCCAGAGACTTACAGTTCCAGGCATCACGGGATGAACATTCAAAAAATTAGGGTCTATATGAATGTTAAACAGCAAACCCTTGCCCATGAACTAGGTATATCGCAGCAAGGAATTTCAAACTTGGAAAAGCAACCCAATATTGATGACGATATGTTAGGGAAAGTGGCGGATGTATTGGGTGTGTCCCTAGAAATGATCAAGCAATTTGACGAAAAGAACGTAATTAATAATATTAATAATGTTCGGGATTGTAACTTTTCGGATAACTCTATCAACTCCGTGGCAGGTACATTTAATCCGGTGGAAAAGATCGTAGAGCTGTATGAAAGACTGCTTGCGAGCGAAAAAGAAAAAGTAGAACTTTTAAAATATAAAGACGATAACAATAAATTAGCTTGA
- a CDS encoding helix-turn-helix domain-containing protein, translating into MDKALFSTNTVHIGRKIERVRRLRGLSQTELGELLGMSKQAVSKAEQTEKMDDEKIRKFAEALQVTEEGLKSFHEERVLYNTINFYDASGVSASGICSNNIENLNTFDINQAISLYERLIAGEKMKAEKSKNKKSTDQ; encoded by the coding sequence ATGGATAAAGCATTATTTTCTACCAATACTGTTCACATTGGCCGTAAAATTGAAAGAGTACGCAGGCTGAGAGGATTGTCACAAACTGAGCTTGGAGAACTACTTGGAATGTCAAAGCAGGCTGTTTCAAAGGCGGAGCAGACTGAAAAAATGGATGATGAGAAAATAAGAAAGTTTGCTGAAGCGTTGCAGGTTACTGAGGAGGGATTGAAAAGTTTTCACGAAGAACGTGTATTGTATAATACGATTAACTTTTATGACGCTAGCGGAGTATCTGCTTCTGGTATTTGCTCTAATAATATCGAAAACCTGAATACGTTCGATATTAATCAGGCAATTTCACTGTATGAGCGGCTGATAGCAGGAGAGAAGATGAAAGCAGAGAAGTCTAAAAATAAGAAATCGACTGATCAATGA
- a CDS encoding helix-turn-helix domain-containing protein yields MATVTGYIGRRIGDIRRLRGISEEDFANSLHISVQDIGIIEQAKEIDLGRIKDIAVALGVTAEGLLGFNDERIQINTVNFYEDCGVNVNTVANNFQNTENSYYEEIHQSLRQILQKLETLVSKK; encoded by the coding sequence ATGGCAACAGTTACAGGTTATATAGGACGAAGAATTGGTGATATCCGTCGGTTACGAGGTATTAGTGAAGAGGACTTCGCTAATTCTTTACACATATCCGTTCAAGATATAGGTATAATTGAACAAGCTAAAGAAATTGATCTTGGCAGAATCAAGGACATTGCCGTAGCTTTAGGGGTGACAGCCGAAGGCTTGTTAGGTTTTAACGATGAGAGAATACAAATAAATACGGTTAATTTCTACGAAGACTGTGGTGTAAATGTAAATACTGTAGCAAACAATTTTCAAAATACAGAGAACAGCTATTACGAAGAGATTCATCAATCACTTCGGCAAATCCTTCAGAAACTGGAAACCCTGGTCAGCAAAAAATAA